The genomic window gtgcaaaactaAAGAAATACTATCCTCATACCACATTACCCATAAAAGTGTTATTTCCCTTTGTCAAAGTGTTAATTAAACTTCCTTTCCAGCACTTTTGCATTATGCATTATTGCAATTAAGGATTCCAGGTGACTTTAATAGGCTTGAAAGCCCAAATATCAGGGTGGCCCATGTGCAACAGATCCTTGTATGGAGATGTGCTCCATTGGAAGGGTGGCACCTGGTCCCATGTTGGCCCACTCGCGGCCAGCATTTCATAGCGACAAAACATTCCGTAGGAGGTCATCTGCACAGAACACCATTTAGTGAATCAGTGTGCTTCAggaaagaaaaataaattaaccGGACTAATACGGTACCTTCATGTCTGTTCCTCCGTGGGATCTTTGTCTTAAAGCTCCAAAGGGGTATGTACCGTTGGCAGGGTTCAGGTCTGAGCGGGCAGAGATGGCATTTTCTCCATTCTCAAGTGGATCACAGCCTTGGCATTGAGACAATGGGTCTTCTTTAAAGTTATTGTACCTGGAAACAAAAAGATATAATGTCAAAAAATATATAGCTATACACTTAAAATGATACAATACAGGAGTATTTTTGTGCAGACCTCATGAGGCGCATCATCGAGGCAACATCTGTAACTTTTGTCTGGTCTCTCCTAAATATTTGAGCCCGAGGATTCTGGTCAAGGGAGAACCAGGAGCCAAACTTTTCCACCAGGTCATTGCAGCCACTCGCATTGAATATGTCTTCATAGTACCTACAGCACATATGATCCAGAAGAGTAAGTCATAAACACATGCACTTTACATAAATATTAGGGATATGCACTTACGGTATGTTGTAACTTGCCCAGTATCCTTTTTGCAATAATTCTTCCGTCTTATCGGTAAAAATAATCTGTCCCCTACAATGTGAAAATAcaggaaaatactttttttttagtatataATATTAATCCATGAAGTAAATATACATCTTAAAATGCTTACGGAATTTGTTCCAACACAACAAAGAGGTCCTTCGTGAGGTCAGTCTTTCCTGGAGCAAAGTTATTATAGTCCACAATCATCCACTGGTTGTTGTACCTGCAAAGCATGCAAAGCACACACTAAAAATGCAAGAATCAAACGTTTGTGTTGTTGCGTCGAACAATGCTCGGAACTCACGTGCCGCTGTTGTACTTGCTGAATAGCTCCGCCCAGGCTTTAGCGGTCAGTGCAAGACGATTGGCCACAATGTTCCTGAGCCACTCCATCACGGTACCTTTGGGTTGGACAAACTTCCACAGTGCAGGGTTGCTGTTGCCAATGGTGGTTTCCAGAGTAACCTGCAGGCATTCAACAGATAAAAGGGAGCAATCAATGATCTGTAATTTATCACATTTTTAATCTCATGAATTATGTTGAGAAAACCTCTTATTTGAGGTATTTTAATTTCAATTCATTGCATTATTATGAACAAAAAGAGAGGCTTAGAAAgccgtttatttttttttaacagacttGAACATCGTTGCACTTACCAAAATAAAACTTCAGGTCTAAGTGAAGTGCCGgagttaaaacataaaaaaaaaacattcaacacATTTTTCTGAGCCATACAAGTGTTGAATGTTTAATATACTTTTACTCTGCTTCAGACAATATAAAATAGATATAAAAACATCCAGTATGTTACAAATAGTGTTTTTAGGGAACAGATTtaacaaataaatgtatatatttgtcaTAATTACAGCTGTCTCGTACACATACATCAATGTGCAACATTATGTCATGTTTTAAAGCTTAATTAGCGACAGAAAATGAAGTTACTTACTTACAAATTTTGGTTTCATTTCGCCCACCAGCAGACACGCGAGCGTGCGATAAAAGACACATTTGTGGGATTAAACAACTTTTTCTTTAATATAAATATGATCTGAttttaaatatattgtacatatcaaTGTGTACATGGGATATATCATTATATTGTTGTACATATGCGTTATTACAGTACAAAGGCATCTTAATATGTAATGCCATATTTTTATAGCTCATGTAATTgacgttttgtaaaaaaaaaaaaataaaataaacacacttaaaacaagacaacattcaaacaTATACCAACCATTAACAGACTTCTGATTAGGGATGTGTACCGTTCACATTTAAACCAATATGGTACCAATTCCTGatgcctgggaatcgatacctgtactcaacagtaccaataatcggcacttttgtgtgtgtttattaatACTAATTGTTTGATAACACCATATTTTATAATGTAACATTTAAACATGATCCAATTGTGATAACTGCTGTACAGTTGTTACATTTAGTTTTCTGATTACAttagtctcatttgcaatgcagttgcacttccaagacattagatagCAGTACTATAGGATATCTATGGTATGTCGTCTCACAAGAAAGTAGATTTTTGCAGGAAGTTTAATGTGTTATGCTGTGCCCTCCAAAGTGTTTATGCTGTAAGTATTGTGCGTACTCGTGTCACATTCATATTAGTTGTAGTTACCTTTACTAAATTTTGATGTTTTGAAATTgcaatgtaaaatcgctaatgctaatagccTGTCAATGGCAAATTCAGTGTAAATTTGCATCGAACTAGCGCATTTTTAAAGAGTGAATCCTTACTTTGTTAATGCATACTTGATTGTAtagttgaaaattgcaacattacctgaaGGTAGTTTGACtgctgcttgagtgattgtttaTGTGCGCTTGTGTTTGATTTGCAGCCTTACGTGACGGGTCTAAAACCCGACCTGAGGTCACGTGCAACAATGGTAACGCAAAATGACCCGTTTGATTTAAAGCTAAAAAAGTACAGAATTCGATACACAACCCTTCATCTTTTTCTCCGTtggtttatttaaacataatgaAATTTATATGTACCGGTACTTTGTATATGTACTTCTGATACTTCTTTTAAGTTTAATATAAAAATTTTACCCAATTTTGGGGATTTAAATAATCTTATACCCATTACTTAAAGTCACTAACATTAGTCTCGAATGAAACCTCTTTTTCGCCGCGGCTGAACTGTTGTTGCTCTCAGCTTAACACGGTTAGAAAACATAACGCACTAAATATGACTGTATTTAATCGCATTTAACACGATAATTTGACACTCCTAATTTAAATATTAAACTGGGTGCTGTGAGAAACATGAGAAGCTCTCACCAAGCCACTGCTGAGGATGTAAAAGTCATCTCCAGAGAAAATTGATCCAGGGTAGGATGAGAATGCCTGTATCGTTCCAGGAAGAACAAGATTATCTGCAAAAAAGGCAGCATTTAACTAGAAGGATCACATCATACAGTAGTATAGCCTCTCATATTGTGATGCTTGTCTTTCTTAATAATAATTTACCTACCTGTAAACACAAGTCTAGTAAATACATTGTAGAAGCAAAACATGAAAACACCTGGACAGTTGCAAAATGTGTCAATTTAGTACCTAAGGGCGAAACACTGAAGGCAAAGCTGTATTTCTTTATGATGCGCAGCATGGACTGGTAGGTGTTCCAGGTGTCATGTGAAACCAAAAGATCCTTATTGTTTGGCAACAGCTTAATGAGAGCAGAGCAGGAGCCAGATCCTAGTGGTCGCGTCAAGCTGGATTTGTTTAAAGCAGATTCCAAGTCCTCCATATCTCCACCCATTTGGAACAGTCTGGTTGGTAACAGCAAACAACATGGTTATTAGTAGGGGTGTCCCAATAACACTTGTTCACTTCCGCTACAATACCAATATTGGAGCCATGAGTATTGGATGATACAGTTCTAAGGCCGATAcagtatcagcaggaatcatacatacttgtattatattgtagaagggaatgttaaaaaaaaaactttgatcaAGTGAAGTTAGTCACCCAGAGAATGCTAGGTATAAAAAACACAAACTTATTATTACCCTGTGGATTGGACCTATGAAGTCTTTAaaatgaagtgtgtgtgtgtgtgggggggggggggggggggtgtttgtttttgtgttgttctcgccagttccaggtcctaaattgACTGTTAAaatgtcccaacttgtcggattacctaCTCAGACGTCTCATGTTGAGGAGAGATTCGTGATttgtgatctacaataaacttacagggagcaaggaagcaaggaaacagaagaccactcgatgtaaacatagggagacACAGAAGTGATTAAGTTGCCGTTAGAGTTTGTATTAgtgcttacaataacaatatcattaaaacattgttagttttaaagtcacaaaatgtaaatggactaTTGTCGGCACATTTTGAATAGCTTTTTATAGCATTTTGTGGGTGGAATAGCGGAGCTTTCTTTAGCTCTGTTATTTATGTTTAAAAAtagttacaatgcattaaaaaattcaTCCGTtgacatgtctttcataatgattgtgaaaaataggcaaaaaatgaataaataaaaagtgctgttccccttgAAGTAAAACTCGACGCAGTGAATTGAAATATTGCGGACAcagttgttactggatactttctattaCGCTATTGCTTTGGAGACACTGTAATATGTGTGTGCAACTATAAGTTATATGACACTTGTTTATAGTGACAAAGGTGCTGTTCTGATCTGTGATGTTGTTTAATTAAATACACTTATGTATGTCTTGTTTGTGTGCTATTCATTGCATGCTTAGTTGTTGTGAAGCTGCTTGCTTCATGTATCCCCCCGACAAATAGTAAATAAATTGTGTCGCCGAAAATTGTCATTCATAGACAATAGTTGTTACGTGACGTTTGGGCTCAGTCAGTAGAacagccgtgctagcaacttgagagttccaagtttgatccccgcttctgccattccagtcactgctgttgtgtccttgggcaaggcactttccccacctgctccaagtgccacccacactggtttaaatgtaacttagatattgggtttcactatgtagaacactgtaagtcactagagaaaaaatatatttaatatataaatataattaatttcacgTGATCACTTGTGGTTTTCCAAACAGATCTTGCTTTTATGACACTACATCTGTGATATGTGAGCATTTAAAGAAGTGGACTGTCGGACATCTGGAAGATGCAGTCTCAACTCGATAAGATAGTTAGTTAAACTTTCCTACACAGGGTAATAAGCTATCATTTTAGTCTAAATCGATTGAAGTACTTTTTGTCAGGAACATCAGGTGTAAACAGTGTCAATTTGCAGTGCAATGAATAAAGACACAATAACAAATGTCAatctcacacacacaaaacatttgGCACCATTATCATTAAATAATAAACATACACTCAAttaacactaaatttgcccttgTATGTGAaggtgagtatgaatgttgtccgtctatctgtgttgtccttgcaatgaggtggccacttgtccagggtgtaccccgccttacgcccgattgtagctcagataggctgcagcacccccgcgAGCCCAAATGGGACAACCGGTAGGAAATAGATAGATACACTCAATTATCGACAGCTAAAATGTTCAGAATCAATCAGTGATTCAATTCAATATGTTGAGTCTATTATATTGCAAAAACATGACAGGACTTAATCCATAATCAATAATATACCAGTGTGCATCTTTTAAAACATACCATTACAAAATGCTCTTTTCTTTTTGAGTACATTCGATACTTCTGGTGTTTTGTTGCATTAatgataaggttttttttttagcactttccTTGTCCTTGTTTTTAATTTAACACAGGTTtaacagttatttttatttttgtagcaGCATAGCTAAAGTATGAATTAAAATGTATGATTAAaattgtcatctttgttgtaaacACAtgcctaaaaataactcaaaataaATTGAAAAGTTGAATTAGAGCCACTGGatatgtgtacgctttattatccGATTAGTTGACTAATTGTTGAGAAAGTCGATGACTCGTTGACTAACAAAATAATCGTTTGTTGCATTCCTAGCCCCAACCTATAGCCTTTTATATGTGCCTACAATCAGTAATGtgctgtcagggccagcaagaccttctctgcaggcctaacataaccagaaatcatgatcataattaaagataaaagtaatttttgaatgtactttccctaaatatttaaaagtatttccTTTTCCCTTAATGTCATATTATGATCCTTCCAGTGCTGTAGTTTTtagtttatagagtttttatccaatcagaattcagcttgcttatgttgccatgctgtaccaaatctgccagaagCCTTCAGATTCAGCAATGCTGGCATCAGTGCGCTGTAAATGAACGGACACATACAGTgaaagacagttgcaatagccaatcagatcatgccttgttgtcagtaaggccttctagctcgcctaaggcagatatatagtgaCGTTATGAGGCAGGGTACAtgagaactccattacccagcatgccacagcagTTAAGAGTATGTGCAGAAGCCCTGTTTACGTTGTTTAATGTAGACAAGCCGGCAGCGGGATATTTTTGATGAGCAACTTGTGGAATAAACTTTAGGAACTCAGCCAACTCGCCTCTTccgcatcttttatgattagacaagacaacacatatttgcaaggccattttcaagaaggatatttaaagagaaactatatGTTGTGAGACCATCTCAGCCAACCCCAGAAGCTAGCTTAGTTGTCGATGAAATGcaagttcagatattttatttgtttattttttccacatttaaaatgttttttatcaattttaattttgacagtcccacataagatatgttttaattgctgatgcggattcattgatttttaaatgtgccagaaaataacccgttttgtacaatgcccagtcgtgtgtaaatgtgtttctgtatagttttTCTTTAGCAacagtcatgtggtgacataaaggATGGTGTTTAGAggggtaatcattgaagtcggaaaTCACTGAAGTCCgaagtgggaaacgcacggcccgccactacctaaaatacaagaaaagcccaaatttggacaagcggtagaaaatggatggttggatggctTTTTATAGGATACTTAGCTGTCCATTCatgcaaaagtaaacacgctgcaggactgcttgcatggTAAAGTTAAGATACAAACCAATTTGattgatacttgtttttttgtgtaTCGGACCAATATCCAAAATCATtatcggatcgggacacccctaataTCATATGTGCACTTATTTTTATGATTTCAAAAATGGGCTCATCTGCTTACAGGAAACCAAAGGGGTTGATGGATACCGGGCCAGACGGAAATGACAGTTGGTCATTGTAACTGTCCTCCAGACCTTTCAGCTGTAGCAGAGCAAGGCGAACCTAACATGACAATGAAAGAATAAATGCACAGTCATTTCACACCCCCTTATTCCTTTTAAAGATATTTTCAGTACCTGGTACCAATAGGGTGAATTTGGCTGTTGCTCAATTTGCTCCTGAACCCACTGAAGGTTGATAGTGATAAAAGTCTTGAGGCGGTCACAGTAGCCAGCATCTCTTGAGAAGGGCCCACAGTAACCCATGAGTGTGTTCATCCAGTGCTTGTAGATAAGCTAAAAACAGAAAGATCGTCAACTTTAAGCCATATTTTAGCTTGAATAGTGTATGTCTAGGCTGACCTCAGATGTGACTGCAGCTTCCACAGCTCCAGCAGCATAAGCTTGGATGCTATCATTGTATTGATTGCTGGTTGTGACGTCCAAGGCAGACCAGCTGAAGTAATAAAAAAATAGGTCAACAAAAAATATTGGTAGCCTTTTTATTGTATGCCACCCTCTAAGTGAACCATGTTATAAACGTACCCTGTTGTCTGAATGTTGTCGGTGAAGTTGGCCCAGGCCACAAAATCTTCTCGATACCCAACGATGACTGAAAGCTGCCCCGTGTTTTTATCAAGAACCGCCGTTCGTATTTCGGCTCCAACCAGTGAAAAATGACTGAACAAAACGCAGTTAATTGTTAAATAGAATGTAAAATACCGGAGTAAATAAATATCTGCCATGATTGCACAAACTAGTCACATGATAGGTGGAGCAGTCACCTGATCTTCTTCAGTTTTCTGTCGGATTACTGTTGTGATTTAGAAAAGTccataccgccacctactgtaccgGAGTATGTTGCATGGGCTCACTATTGTGATTTAGAAAAGTccataccgccacctactgtaccgGAGTATGTTGCATGGGCTCACTATTATTATGTTGCATGGGCTCACTATTATCTTCTATACTTTAATCCTAGTAATTGTAATATATTCAATATAATTCTAATACATATTCATATAAATACATAGACAGAACCAATAAACTCCAAAATGTGCATATACACACCTATTTACTtagattagcaaaaaaaaaaaaaaaagtcacccgTTCACGTTCAAACTGAGTGTTATGTAGATTCCAAGTCAGAGTCACCACTTCACTGATAGTCAAAGTGGTaataatattttcaaaataaaagacccGTGTAACTGTGTTTTGACATGCAGTTTTTAAGAGTTGCGTTCTGGACAAAACTCATTCTTATGTTAATTTAGGAAAAATATGGACTctgcataatcaatcaatcaatcaatgtttatttatatagccctaaatcacaaataaatgataaataaatgggttgtacttgtatagcgcttttctaccttcaaggtactcaaagcgcttcgacactacttccccatttacccatacattcacactgatggagagagctcccatgcaaggcgctaaccagcacccatcaggagcaagggtgaagtgtcttgctcaggacacaacagatgtgacgaggttggtactagatggggattgaaccagggaccctcgggctgcgcacggcaactctcccactgcgccacaccatcCCGATAATAGATCTTCCATCCCAAACAAAGTTAAGACTGTTCTTTATGtcatcttaaaaaaaaattgctaaaccattttttttttttttttttctctcaaagtcCCACCTTCTAACTATCCCGGACTGAAGTCTGTTTTACTGTTTAGTACTTTCAATACACTTTTAGATTTCAAGGAAAAAATGGTTGTTTGTACAGTCTAAATTTAATTAAGACTTGGAGAATGCGGTTACATTTTTGCTGactcatttatttataaaatataacaaaGGAACCATCTAAGCCAATTGAGTAAAACAATTATAAACTGTTTACTAATGAGAATTCATGTTGGAAACATGCTATATGAATGATGAATTCAGTATTTATCAATGAGCTtttaaatgagtaaaacattTGTTTCATAAACTGCACAAAAATGAGTATTCATGTTGGTAatatgctttataaataatatatgtaaCTTAGTAATCCATAAACGAACTCAGTATTTACAAATGCTTTATTTTTGCTTAATAGTGTGTAATGTGTACATATGAAGTGTTACTCAAATTGATTACTAAaagaaacatttaaaaagtaGTCATATACCAGAATGCAAACAGTTTCCATGCTGCTGCAGCCCTGAGGATgttcaaaatgtttaaaatactgtttgttcttttcatgtttttattgttgtttgtttgatatttattgtaaagttCAGCTGCTTTTTCAGTGGGGCCTTAGCTCCACTGCAAGCATGAATTAATAAAGTCAAGTCAAGCCAagtaattaatttttttgtgtcaaCTTGTTTCCTCTTTCCTTTCCTTATTGTAGTTTTAATATCTTGATTATTCTTTGAATATTATGGTGAAGATATTCTTATGTACATATTTagaaatttttattgaatattttgtttttatcttcATATTGTTGCTGTTCTGAAATATGGtgtttgttttaaatgttaagATGTGTattgtactgtaaaaataaagttctgaaaaaaaaaaatgcacttggaCATAACCACTCAttataaataaagaaaatatgtttatttaaaaCGGATCATTTTAAATAATTCTATGCACAAGTGTTTCCTCAATACAAAAAAGACTAAtaggtaaatcaatcaatcaatgtttacttatatagctctaaatcactagtgtctcaaagtagACCTGAACATGTCACCTAAATTCATATTTTACAGATAAGGAAAACTGTTTAAGGTGTACTCAAAGCATACACCTCATTTAATTGTTCACATGATGGTACCATATCTTGCAGTGAAAATAATGTTTAACCAAGTAACTCTGGCTCAATGCCTCAATGACAGGGCTAAAATGAATCAACCAGTCTCTTCAAAGACTTCTAAACCTACTGTATTTACAGGCAATACACACATTCAGTCCGCCGCATCTACTGCGGTTTCCATTTTCTCCAGCAACTCCGCCTTGCGCTGCTTTTTGCTGGCCactaaaatgtttgaaaaattacAAGGAAAATAAGAAAAACGATGTACTTTGTTTGCAAAAAGAGAAAAACTCTGCAGGGCATTAACATTAAGTTTACCATGAAAATGTTCTGCCGTTTTTCGTCTGAGTGTTTCCACCGTTTCCTCAGCATCAGCCCACTCCAGCACAAGACGTCTCCCAAAGAGATGGGTGCTGTGGCACAGCGCAGCAAATGCTTTCTGAAGGGGATAAAACAAGGACATTAAGTATAGTATCTACTGCGGGCAAGCAATTAAAATAACTAGTTACTTATGATCTGTAATTGCGTAATCTATTTTTAAATCATATAAGCATATCTAAAAATGCTGAGAAAGCCCTCAGTTTGAGGTATTTCAATTTGAATTGTTATTTAATAAAAAGTGGCTTTATAAAGTCCTTTATTGTTTTAACAGACTTGAAAAAGTTgagtttgttttatttcctgaaCTAAAACATCCGGTCTATTTAGTGTTAAAGTTattaatacataaaaaaacagtGAAAACATATTTCTGCACAGTAAGTATTGAATGTTGAACTTGTGGCTTTCCTTCAGTTTTAgataatataaaataaacaatagaCACATCAACTATAGTGCTAGAATATGTTACAAACAGTGGTTTAAgagaacatatttatttattttgtttacatttgtcACAAATACATGTTCAACTTTGTTAAACGGATCAGAGGAAATGTTGGCTTTGATTGGTTTTCCTGATGGTCTTGtacatgtacatccatccattttcttcccttttggggttgctggcgcctatctcagctacaatcgggcggaaggcggggtacaccctggacaagtcgccacctcatcgcagggccaacacatatagacagacaacattcacacactagggcccatttagtgttgccttgTACATGTACATTCATGTGTAAAACATTTTCACCTTTTAGGCCTTTTTTTAACGACAGAACAGAGCTTATTTAATAACAAATTTTGGTTTAATTTCGTCCAAAGAGACAGTTTCTGACACACACGGGTGATTAAAATAACATTCTCCTCTATGCAAGTGTACTGTGATGGTAAATATAATGTACACATCATTGCACATATGATATATTACTATAGTGAGGTACAGATCTGTCATAATAGTCTAAAGTCAGTTTAAAGTGGCTTCTAAAAACACCCAGACGTGACATTTCTCCATAGCTGGTGGAATAGATACAGTagatgcaaaaaacaaaaaggaaaaaaaagcatGCTAAAAACAAGACACCATTCAAACTTACAGAAACAGTAAACACACTTGATACTGTATGTCTAAGTTTG from Nerophis ophidion isolate RoL-2023_Sa linkage group LG07, RoL_Noph_v1.0, whole genome shotgun sequence includes these protein-coding regions:
- the LOC133556487 gene encoding putative phospholipase B-like 2 — translated: MADIYLLRYFTFYLTINCVLFSHFSLVGAEIRTAVLDKNTGQLSVIVGYREDFVAWANFTDNIQTTGWSALDVTTSNQYNDSIQAYAAGAVEAAVTSELIYKHWMNTLMGYCGPFSRDAGYCDRLKTFITINLQWVQEQIEQQPNSPYWYQVRLALLQLKGLEDSYNDQLSFPSGPVSINPFGFLLFQMGGDMEDLESALNKSSLTRPLGSGSCSALIKLLPNNKDLLVSHDTWNTYQSMLRIIKKYSFAFSVSPLDNLVLPGTIQAFSSYPGSIFSGDDFYILSSGLVTLETTIGNSNPALWKFVQPKGTVMEWLRNIVANRLALTAKAWAELFSKYNSGTYNNQWMIVDYNNFAPGKTDLTKDLFVVLEQIPGQIIFTDKTEELLQKGYWASYNIPYYEDIFNASGCNDLVEKFGSWFSLDQNPRAQIFRRDQTKVTDVASMMRLMRYNNFKEDPLSQCQGCDPLENGENAISARSDLNPANGTYPFGALRQRSHGGTDMKMTSYGMFCRYEMLAASGPTWDQVPPFQWSTSPYKDLLHMGHPDIWAFKPIKVTWNP